The genomic interval cagaaaggacaataataaaaaaaaaactgtatatattatatatatagatatataccGTATAtatttctctcgctctctttacATATAATACAGTCCACAGGGCGGCAGTAGTGCGCTGTTTGCTGACATCTAGTAAACGTTAGACGAAGAAGAACAAACATTCCTGGCCATAATTGGAGATATGCGCCTCACACACAGCATTCAgcctgttggtgtgtgtgttcaggtccATCTCATGTACCGTCCGTACACCGGCAGGTTTCCGTTCACCTCGCCACACTCTCCTCTTAACGCCGTCGTGTTCCTGCTTCTGCTTTTCTCCGGTACGTCAAGCGTCGTTTCTTTATTTCACGAACTACTTTTGTTTACTGTGATTCGTAGCTTTGAAAATGAGCAGAATTTGCCAGAACGTGTTTGTAGTGACTTTGTGCTTTTTGAGTGCTTTTTGGTTCTACGGTGTTTTACGATGTACTGCAACTTTGCTAATTCACAGCCTGCTGTCATCAGCTGAACTGTCCGGTGGTAGAACGGTTCCTGGTCAAAACTCCCACTGTGTCAATATGGCGCTGCCAGGGCCGTTTCTGGACCTTTCTGCGCCCTAAACATTCACCGGTGCCCCCGGTGGGGTCACTATAACATGACAGATACTTTCCTACACATTGCATTGTTTCAATTTTCGATTTTAAGaattcaaaaaaaatatctgtcCTTTAGCATCTTAACATACGGGAAGTAGTTAAATTAAGTGGtataattatttctaaaaatgcGAAATCTTGTGGATGAGATTCGACAACTGTTCCAGTTGTGATCCAGTTTTAGTAATGACTTCAAACGAATATTAACGGACTTACTGACGAGAGGAAGATGCTGCAAACATCCTAATTCATTAGAGGTGAATTCATCTGTAAACGCCACCTGTGAGTCTCACCcatctaaccaatcagagactTTCAAGTTAATTCTGCTTGGTAAGTTTGAAAATGACTAATTGCTGAAGGGCTGTAGAAAATGTGGCTGAACATAACAGAGGGTAGAAGAGCAGAgtagagtggattgatttctTATATTTCATAACCAAGACCAGGAGCACAGTGGAGTGATTTAGCAGCTGATGTAAGGACACAGTATTATCAGTATCCTGATTATGATGCCGTGGATCATGTCATAGCCTAATGTTTGAACTCTTCACCTCCTACTCGTACgggattttttttacacagcgTTTCAGGAATAAGCCAGGTTATGCAGAGTCATCCCCCACCCCAGTCGAGTGTCCTTCCTCAGTctcagtttggtttttttttttttttttttttcttggtaacagatttttaaaaatagatcagCAGCAATTACAAAgcatttcctcctccttttgttGGCAGCCCTCTGGCTGGTGGCACCTTAAGCGACCTCCAACggtaatttatatataaaaacacagcgTTGTGGTAGTTTGAGAGAAAAGATTCTTCATCCAATTAAAAGCATAATGTCTGTGTTAACCGTGCATCTGATAGACGAGTGAATAAAGTACTAATCAGATTGTCCACAGGGACTGAAACAGTCTCTCAGTTGTATAAATAGCTTGGTTTGTTTGATCTTTATTCATCACAGCCAAAGAAACGATCTAAAAATCGGATCTGTGGATATTTTTGTTCACCGAATAACTGAAATAACAGGACAGACCAGAATAACCCAactgcttttttctctttctctctctctctccctccctcagtTTGACTCAGTGTGTCTCATGGCTGCCCTCCTTAGACGAGGGCTCTTTGTGGCCCGGCGTCATGCTCTTGGCAGCAGCTCAGTCTGCCGCCCTGCACTGCCTGCTGCTCTTCTAGGTAGAGTAACCTGTTGGCTTTAGTATGCTATGTGAACCCTCCTTCTAATTAGATCCACCACGTGCAGTAAACCCACCGTATAGCCATGCAAACCATGTCTTATTGTCTGTCGTAACAATTGCTAACAAATTCCAAACGGCCTCGGAACACAATGACTTGCACATCAGCTGTTTGTTAGGAGGCTTCATGGGATATGTTTCCACTGTAGAATAATCATCCAGTACAAGCTAAAGCCTAATCGCTGGGGACAATGACGAGCACACTGCTGTTGTACTCTGGAGCAGTGGAATGTGTTTGACAAAACCCTGATGAGTTCACTTCACTATCTGGCAGCCTAATggggaagtgtgtgtttgctggagAAAGGATGTCAAGACTGAGTCTCTGGTCCAGATTATGATGTTGATAATTGAGAAAaagtaattcttttttttttttaatttatcctgAGCTGTTGTCATTAAACCcaaatttgcatttacagtttgCTGCACCAGGACTAAAATATGAAGTCATACAAATTGCTCACCTTTTCATTCTAAACtaataatgtttgtgttttacacttGATTAAATAGTTTATTTGGGATGTGATATGCATTCACAGTACAGTTCCTATTGTGCATAACAAAATGCATAACTttgactatatatatatatatatatatatatatatatatatatatatatatatatatatatatatatatatatatatatatatatatatatatatatatatatatatatatatatatatatatatatatatatatatatatatatatatatatatatataaaaatacgGTTTGAATCATAAGTAGATCATTTCTTCATATTCAACATTTTTCTACCACTGTGGTACAGGttcatcttggtctcatcaTTACATAAAAGAAATGTTCAGAACTACTGTGTTTCATTTCAGTACTTTTTTTGCAATTTCCAACCCAGTTATCTTATTGTTAGTGCTGATGAGGAGTTTACATCTTGTGGTTTGGTCTCTATTTCTGCTAATTATTAAGTTTTCTTCAAACAGTGGATTGTGATACCTTCACCGCTGCTCTGCAGGTTGCTGGTGACGTCTCTGAGTGTCGTTTTTGTTATGTCTTTACAGCTGTCACAATACTTCTGTCATAAGctgttcttttcccttttgGTGACCTGTCCTGTTGTATGTTGTTCAGTGTACCAGttggttctttttctttttcgaAAACATTGTAGATTGCTAAAAGGTCTACGACCAAGGTTTGTGCGATGCCTCTAACTGTTTTAACTCTATTTTCAGATtctaaattgcttgtttttcccCAACAAATAtgtctcttgttttgtttgtgttaatttatctttctttttataaaaacagctttagtcatttttaacagttaagctcactggacaccTCTGGGTCAGATACAAATCGAAGTTCGCTGGGTGACCTACAGTATTTCTTCATAAATACATTGTTTGGTTGATATTTTTACCTTGGACGTTTCCTACAGTATGCTTCCAAACTAGACCCAAGCTACTTCAGCTATACTCCAACTgatttcaccaattttcaacatgctttctgtggctttactttacggtgtaaatgtacattattgattttaaactttcctttggcttcactatattaaaaaatgtctctaattctagctgaaaaactcctccagatgacatcacctggaggaatTTTGTATCATTAGGAGTTTTGAAATGAATGATGTGATCTAGAGGCTTTTTTCAGctagcagagagatattttgatatagggaagtcagaggtgTGGTCTAtgagtttaatggcatttatgtactcAAACTGTAACTACGCAAAGGAACcaaaaaaagcaatttcaaaatcagtgaaggctttCTGTAGTttagtattattagtattaggAAGAAAATAtcttataaaaaataattaaatcttcCTGTATCACAGATCTGGGATTATATAACAGCattctattttaatttaaggAAGTATCTGCACGCCAAATCTTAATCCACTGGATACTTTCATTGTAATGAATTATAAAATATCACCTAAggtattaatgtgttttatttttctaggtTTGCTTTCTAGTCTTGTTTCTCAAAACAAAATCTCATGGGTCTCCAACACATCCTGATCCTGACAACCCACACTTTCATTCCACATCTAATCCCTAATGTACAGAATCTTAACCTGTGTTGTCACATgttgtttctccctctctctgctcccCTTCATTCAGCCCAGTCCTTGGTGTATCCTTGCTGCTGAGGAGTGTTTGGTTCTAGTGGTTTGGTGGATCAACTCTCTTCCAGCAGCCATGTCGGGCTTCAATCTGCTGCATCTAATAACCAAGAGTCAGCCTGTGGCTCTAAGGGCCTGCAGTCTTCCCTCAGGTCCACTGACTGGGTGCTGTGTGCCTGCTGTGCTCTGCCTCTCTAGCCTTAACATCTGGCTGGTGTGTCAGCATGTCTTTACTGTCCCAGAGTGTGTGTTCACACTGTTGTTAGCTGCTTTCACTTTTTCTTGCATTTGGTTTGGAACAGCCAtcagtatatttttttactttggatATTGCTTAAACAGGGCTGGCTATTGGACCCTAAagtaaaaattaagtcaaattCAATGCTAAGTTAAGTGGACAAGTGGACATAGTgttaataaattaaacacattttaaagagcaGTTATTTACAGCGTCTATAAAAAGAATTAACCCTAATTAGAAGTTTTTATCGTTCTTTTCCAACTTTGAATCATGGTCAATTTAATTGGACACTACATCAAGAGAAATAGAATCGGTTTTTAAGTCACATTTAGACGTCCCTGGATTGCAGTGAAtgtgattttatgtttattttttttatgatcatAACTACAGCTGTATCTGGACAATCCAGATACTGGTGAATGTGGTTgctgtagcatttttttttattattactgaaagAACTTTCCATGTCACATTAAAGTCGATAAATCCCACGCCATGTTAAAGTCAAACGGCAACCCAGAAAACAAAGGTGTATTGCATTTTCGAGTCCAGCAGAGAGCATCATAGACCTGGCTAATATCAAATGCAAAGCACTTTCccagttattatttattattattattattatttttttttatgaagcaaCGCAGGATTGCTAAAATATGGCCCAGTCAATGGTCTAGTCTCTACTTTGAGAAGGAATCCTGATGATTAGTTTTCAGTGTGGCATGTAAAATTAGGGGCTTTCATAAATCACTGACACAATCACaatacttttgtgttttacatactTGGATACTTGATCTTATGACGCAGGATTTCATAGAATTCTGTATTAATTTCTCTGCAGTATGGAAAATCACTTATCGTGTCTGcatattttaaaactacattCTCCATCAAAATCTCTATTATAGCTGCATTCAAAACGGTCATCAAAAAAATGTTAGTAAAATGTCGCAAAATCAGGTGCATGTTCTTAACTTATCCTCAaccaacaaaatgtattattattattattctgctAATTTTGCACAGTGTTTTATACTTTGATATAAATTAGCAAGATTGAACAAGTATAAGATCCAGTTGTATTGAAGCAGTTCGGTTGTCTTCTTTGCTATGTTTTGATgaaatcaatttttttattaccaCATCTCTAACATTAGTCTAGTAAGGCAAACCCAAGATATCATCTGTGGTCTTATTGTGGCTAACACATTTGCCTGTGGTTCCCTAGACACATTAATTTgcaataatgtttgtttttttttctgctgtccaAATACAGCTTTATTGTAGTATCTATATTGAAATTACACACTGGCACCATCACAAGGTTTAAATCAGATGTATCTAAATAACTAAAATGCCAAGTTTAGATCCCTAAACTCTACAAACATAGAACATTCTCAAAggttttttacattattacacaTTCTTCTACACTTGGCTGAAATGTGAATCACATCACCCATGCACTTTTTTTAAGATGGCTAAAACCATTAATgcatcttttccttttttcccacCCTCTTCAGAATAACAGTTTTCCTCCCCTCCATTCACTTGTGCATGTGGATTTCCAGCTTTTCCAAAACGGAGAAATACATAAATTTTACATCAAGCCAGAAAGGGggttaaaaaagttaatgtcCTCTTCACTTTCCAAACACAGCATGGTGTTTAAAGGACAGGCCGCAAACAGGCCCCTCTGCCAACAAGCTgacatgtaatttaaaatattaatccattaaaaaaaaaagtaattgttttgctaatattttttttcttttaatttcatatagTCAGGTGCTGTGCTGGTAGCTGGCCAAGGGGGCTACTGCCCCCCAACCTAGGTCAAATCTAGCGCCACCCACGCACAGGACAGAATTATTGGTTAGGCATTTTTGCAAGCGACCCAAATGTCAGCACCTCTATGAAAATAGTTCAGAACCATAACTGTATTGATTGTCCtaactttttttggttttggttaaaCGCTTGTAAACCTCAACAGTACAGCTCTACTTCACTTTCTTGTCTATGCATGTATAGTGGCAGGAGTCTTTGACTTTTTATTGTGGACAGACAACAATGAGCTGAAGCACCTGTTGTGGACGTGTTTTACGTTACAGCCGGCTTGATGTAGACGAACCAGCATTAGTTTTACTAGTGGTGCAGAAATCGGCTGGGTTTGTAGCTCCACTCACATGCTCCTGTTAAATGGCTGAATTGTGAACTGCTAACAACAGTCAAAGGATTCACTGCTTGGCTTCCTAGCAGCTTGCACTGAGTGGTTTTGTTGAATAATTGTACACCTAATGTTTAAGGgtttattttatatcatttatcattttaagttATAGCTCCGTTATGTGCTTGGATGAAAACccaatttgcatttttttttagtcagtAATCCTTGCACAACAAATGTCTGCATGACAAAGCAGTGATGATTTCTCCAATagagtagaaaaaaaatctcagagCAAAGAGCTTAGAAATCAATAATGGAGTTTTGGGAATGTTTTAATATCTACTTATCATAAAGTGTATCTTTAAACAACCTACCACTATTCAGTTTGTCCCTGATGCTCATATGCACATGGCCATACTACATGTTAATTTGGGACACCATTCATTAAAATGATCAGTTATTGAATGTGTAACCAAATAGCATAACAGTTTAATTGTAAACATGCTAGTGTCACCATCTTAATTTTAATGAAAGCACTGTCGAGTTTTAACCATTAAACTACTTTAGGTTTTCTTTTATGGATTATTTTGTGTCTCAGCATCATGTCAAGACAAGATGTTCCTGTGGACATGAGGGATAGTGTAACGGTgacatgcagcttttttttttcttcttggaaGACCtgcaaatttattttatcttgtCCTTACCCCTCAGGAGCATGTAGGACTAAAAAGACATGGCCCGTGAAATTCTCTGAGGAGGAGTTGAGAAAACGCCTCACACCCATGCAGTACCACATCACACAGCAGAGAGGAACTGAGAGGTAGGACGAACCAGTGGCTACATCCCAAATCCCTTAACTGCCTCTCCCTCActtgaattttgaaaaatatgcAGTTTGTCATCAGAATTGGATGAAATTTAAACTATTAGCTAAGCAACTTTGTTGGCAGATGTCAAGTCCTTTCCTATGAAGAGATTCAGTAGTCAGTCCCACCAGGATTTCACcgacatttttgttattgttgtggcCCGCGATGGCTAATTTCGGGACAGctttgttgcaatgtttttatgctttacaTTGCAAGGTCACACAAAACTCACAGGACATtgaatatataattaaataaagttattgtGGTCCCATCATTGCAAATTCATTGAGGGACTTGCCTTATATAGTATAACACAGTGAGTAAGTGTCCTCAGTCCTCACCCCTCAAAACACAAATACGAGCTTTTCAGTGGGTTTGAAAATGCCGGACTAGAAAAAGGGTTACACTTTACCCTTATATTAGAGTTGATTTATGTAAACTTGAGTAATGTTTAAGGATTTCCAAGTATACTTCATTTAATAAGTACACTAATGTCAAGTAGTATACATCTAAGTACTATTGCAGTAAGTCTTGGGACTATATTGGTCTTAAAAGCTTGTATCCCATTATTTAGTATACTGTTATTTACTGCTCTTTTAACACCTCTTActgtataaatatttcatatgctGCCGTATCCTTATCGTAGCCATGACAACGGCCGTAGCACCCACAACACTGAAGCAGATTGAAAATTGTAAAACTTGGTTCACACAGTAACTACAAGTGCAACAGAGCACATTACAATGGGTCCGAGCCACGACTGGCTGGCTTTGCAGGCTGTAGCATTTAAATTATAGTTTGTGCTAATCTATCCCCCACACTATtacaccaccagcagcagctgccGGATCCATTGATACAAGACAAGATGGATCCTGTCTTTAATGTTGTTTATGGCAGCAGCAGAAATCGAGATTCATCAAAACAGGCTTCTCTgatcttctgtttgttttcactgtagcctcagtttcctgttttgAGCTGACAGGAGGGGCACTGAGTGCTGTCTTCTGTGGCTGTAGTATCTGCTTCAAGGTTCAACATCTTGTGTGTTCAAAGATGTAGTAACGAGTGGTTATTTGAGTTGCTGTTGTCTTTCTGTCAGCTCAAAGCAGTCTGGCCATTCTCCTCTCACATCAGCGAGACACTTTTTGCCCAGAGAATATTCCCACTTacttgatattttctttttaggcTACTTTCTATAAACCCTTCAGATGGTTGTGCATGAAAATCCCTGTAGCTCAGCATTTTGCTGAAACAATCAGCCCAGCCTGTCTGGGACCAATGATAACACCACACTCAAAGTCCCATTAATCGACTTTCTTCCCAGTTTTGATGTTTGGCATGAACGTCAGCAGATTGTCTGGACCATGTGTGTATACCTAAGTACATGAAGTTcctgccatgtgattggctgattagatatttgcTTTAACAAGCAATTAAAGGGGTGAaactaataaagtggctgttGAATGTAGTTCTCATGGATTCAAAGCCTTTTAAGCACCTAAAacatttgcttgtgtgttttaaaagagACTTCCACGTGGAAGAACTTGATAATCTTTGGGCCTGATCCCCAACCTGACATGGAAGCCTTTATGTATTTTAGTATGACCTGGAATTTCATTTCTTGAAAAGAGTGGAAGCCCCGATGTTTGCACCCCAACAGCTTCCCACTTGTCCATCTTAACAACACATGCTTTTTCCACAGTGCATTCACTGGTGAGTTCACGCATCACAATGAAGAGGGGACCTACACCTGTGTTGTCTGTGGGGCCCAGCTGTTCAGGTAGAAAGCTGTTTATTCTTTGTGTTGACGAGCTGACAAAATAGTTGCTTACAGACTAGAGCTGTAACATCCAGTTAGATGTAAACCTAAAGATGGTGCAAATTGTGGTTACATAACTTTA from Channa argus isolate prfri chromosome 21, Channa argus male v1.0, whole genome shotgun sequence carries:
- the msrb3 gene encoding methionine-R-sulfoxide reductase B3 isoform X2 encodes the protein MRLTHSIQPVGVCVQVHLMYRPYTGRFPFTSPHSPLNAVVFLLLLFSGACRTKKTWPVKFSEEELRKRLTPMQYHITQQRGTESAFTGEFTHHNEEGTYTCVVCGAQLFSSNSKFDSGSGWPSFFELLKEESVTLSDDFSYGMHRVETTCSQCGGHLGHLFDDGPRPTGKRYCINSASLGFQPKDAASESTTGDEAASSSVSNEKTDL
- the msrb3 gene encoding methionine-R-sulfoxide reductase B3 isoform X1 produces the protein MRLTHSIQPVGVCVQVHLMYRPYTGRFPFTSPHSPLNAVVFLLLLFSGACRTKKTWPVKFSEEELRKRLTPMQYHITQQRGTESAFTGEFTHHNEEGTYTCVVCGAQLFSSNSKFDSGSGELNKGWPSFFELLKEESVTLSDDFSYGMHRVETTCSQCGGHLGHLFDDGPRPTGKRYCINSASLGFQPKDAASESTTGDEAASSSVSNEKTDL